Proteins encoded by one window of Roseibium sp. Sym1:
- a CDS encoding sulfatase-like hydrolase/transferase: MYDQLRFDYLSCAGHPHLETPNFDRVAARGVRFTNAYVQSPVCGASRMSFYTGRYVSSHGAQWNGFPLRVGEHTLGDHLRKAGMDCWLIGKTHMKVDAEGMARLGLAPDSVIGARQAECGFDVWIRDDGLWGEGPDGFYDEKRSPYNEYLKSRGYEGQNPWADFANAGIDAGEKASGWMFDNADKPANIREEDSETPWLTSRTIEFIDQAKAPWCAHVSYIKPHWPYIVPAPYHEMYGPNHVPAAMRSEKEREDPHPVYGAFMGNKIAAAFQNDEVRRKVIPAYMGLIKQCDDQLGRLLDYLEETGRLDDTMIVLTSDHGDYLGDHWLGEKDLFHEPSVKIPMIICDPRPEADATRGTVCDALVESIDLAPTFVEAAGGTIPDHILEGRSLSPWLRGETPDWREIVISEYDYSVTPMRASLGVSSRDARLFMVFDGRYKLIHAEGGFRPMLFDLATDPDEFDDLARWDTHGAEIERLYQHLARWGRRMAQRVTRSEADIEAMRGRSARRGILPFLKDGSEVPEELTQAYRGPVGQDHTASSGKEGA; the protein is encoded by the coding sequence ATGTACGACCAGCTGCGCTTCGATTATCTGAGCTGCGCAGGCCACCCCCATCTGGAAACCCCGAATTTCGACCGGGTGGCCGCCCGGGGTGTTCGCTTCACCAACGCCTATGTGCAGTCGCCGGTCTGCGGTGCCAGCCGGATGAGCTTTTATACCGGCCGGTATGTCTCCTCCCACGGTGCCCAGTGGAACGGCTTTCCCCTGCGGGTCGGCGAACACACGCTCGGCGATCACCTGCGCAAGGCGGGCATGGATTGCTGGCTGATCGGCAAGACCCACATGAAGGTCGACGCCGAGGGCATGGCCCGGCTCGGCCTTGCGCCCGACAGCGTCATCGGCGCCCGCCAGGCGGAATGCGGCTTCGACGTTTGGATCCGCGACGACGGTCTGTGGGGTGAAGGACCCGACGGCTTCTACGACGAAAAACGATCCCCTTATAACGAATATCTGAAATCGCGCGGTTACGAAGGCCAGAACCCCTGGGCCGACTTTGCCAATGCCGGGATCGATGCGGGCGAGAAGGCGTCCGGCTGGATGTTCGACAATGCCGACAAGCCGGCCAATATCCGCGAAGAGGACAGCGAGACCCCCTGGCTGACCTCCCGCACCATCGAGTTCATCGACCAGGCAAAAGCCCCCTGGTGCGCCCATGTCAGCTATATCAAGCCGCACTGGCCCTATATCGTTCCTGCGCCCTATCACGAAATGTACGGTCCGAACCACGTTCCGGCGGCAATGCGCTCCGAGAAGGAACGCGAGGATCCGCATCCGGTCTACGGCGCCTTCATGGGCAACAAGATCGCCGCCGCCTTCCAAAACGACGAGGTCCGCCGCAAGGTCATCCCGGCCTATATGGGCCTGATCAAGCAGTGCGACGACCAGCTTGGCCGCCTGCTGGACTACCTTGAGGAAACGGGGCGCCTGGACGACACCATGATCGTTCTGACCTCGGACCATGGCGATTATCTGGGCGACCACTGGCTCGGCGAGAAGGACCTGTTCCACGAACCGTCGGTCAAGATCCCGATGATCATCTGCGATCCGCGCCCCGAGGCCGACGCGACGCGAGGCACGGTGTGCGATGCCCTCGTTGAATCGATCGACCTCGCCCCGACCTTTGTCGAGGCGGCCGGCGGCACCATTCCCGATCACATCCTGGAAGGCCGCAGCCTGTCGCCATGGCTGCGCGGCGAAACACCGGACTGGCGTGAAATAGTCATCAGCGAATACGACTATTCGGTCACGCCCATGCGCGCGTCTCTCGGGGTCAGCTCCAGGGACGCGCGACTCTTCATGGTGTTTGACGGCCGCTACAAGCTGATCCATGCGGAGGGCGGCTTCCGGCCGATGCTGTTCGATCTGGCCACCGACCCGGACGAATTTGACGACCTCGCGCGCTGGGACACGCACGGTGCGGAGATCGAGCGCCTTTACCAGCACCTGGCCCGGTGGGGCCGGCGCATGGCCCAGCGGGTCACACGTTCGGAAGCCGACATCGAAGCCATGCGCGGGCGGTCCGCCCGGCGCGGCATCCTGCCCTTTCTCAAGGACGGCTCGGAGGTTCCCGAGGAGCTGACCCAGGCCTATCGCGGCCCGGTCGGCCAGGACCACACGGCAAGTTCCGGAAAGGAGGGTGCGTGA
- a CDS encoding LysR family transcriptional regulator has translation MKAQYVELVDAVATLGSLAAAAKALDRSQPAITKALKKIEGELGIVLFHRVPSGVVPTLEGQKVIDRCRRIQTDLQKLTEDIAQSRGDYVGSISVVVSPLAALKIVPAVTRRFQSRFPGIELNITGGHAPKAFHSLRSGEADFVIGPAPDGLPKAGLHAEHLLTTSVTFLAGEHSPMKELCEPLDLLQARWAVIGPRSRRPLYQDYFKSRGLIGPEPVIRSDSILSILSVLERSDVICSFPSLIVDDVRQRWAVAALPVDLSDLTVDIALTWTKERLLTPAALAFADIIREEGRSHAPKT, from the coding sequence GTGAAAGCGCAATATGTTGAACTCGTCGATGCGGTTGCGACCCTTGGCAGCCTGGCCGCCGCGGCCAAGGCCCTGGACAGGTCGCAGCCGGCCATCACCAAGGCGCTCAAGAAGATCGAGGGCGAACTCGGGATCGTCCTGTTCCATCGCGTCCCGAGCGGCGTCGTACCGACGCTCGAGGGCCAGAAGGTCATCGACAGATGCCGGCGGATACAGACGGATCTCCAGAAACTGACCGAAGACATCGCCCAAAGCCGCGGCGACTATGTCGGCTCGATTTCCGTGGTGGTGTCGCCGCTGGCCGCGCTGAAGATCGTTCCCGCGGTGACGCGGCGGTTCCAGAGCCGGTTTCCGGGCATAGAACTCAACATCACCGGCGGCCACGCGCCGAAGGCCTTCCATTCCCTGCGCTCCGGCGAAGCCGATTTTGTCATCGGCCCGGCCCCCGACGGCCTGCCGAAAGCGGGCTTGCATGCGGAACATCTTCTGACAACTTCGGTCACGTTTCTCGCGGGAGAACACTCGCCGATGAAGGAACTGTGCGAACCTCTGGATCTCCTGCAGGCAAGATGGGCGGTGATCGGGCCGCGCAGCCGGCGACCTCTTTACCAGGACTATTTCAAAAGCCGCGGCCTGATAGGACCCGAGCCTGTCATTCGCTCCGACTCCATCCTGAGCATCCTGTCTGTGCTGGAGCGCTCGGATGTCATCTGCTCCTTTCCCTCCCTGATCGTCGACGACGTCCGGCAGCGCTGGGCGGTTGCGGCCCTGCCGGTGGACCTGAGCGACCTGACGGTCGACATCGCCCTCACCTGGACGAAGGAAAGACTGCTCACGCCGGCGGCCCTCGCCTTTGCCGACATTATCCGGGAGGAAGGCCGCAGCCACGCCCCGAAGACATAA
- the ttcA gene encoding tRNA 2-thiocytidine(32) synthetase TtcA, translated as MSSRATDMNDIADSTDIDVPALLRKAPSSVEFKKLRKRLLRQAREAIGDFGMLPEGASRDNKPKWLVCLSGGKDSYTLLAVLIELKWRGLLPVDLVACNLDQAQPGFPAHVLPQFFEENGIEHIIVREDTYSIVTDKIPEHRTYCSLCSRLRRGILYRVAREQGCEAIVLGHHRDDILETFFMNLFHGGRLASMPPKLINDEGDLLVLRPLAYAAESDITKFSNSMQFPIIPCNLCGSQDGLQREEVKRMLQGWEKENPGRLGVMARALGHTRPSHLLDRKLYDFVNLRPADGGTELEGGEAEEPCGASLAMTAKLFAAE; from the coding sequence TTGAGCTCCAGGGCCACAGACATGAACGATATCGCCGACAGCACCGACATTGATGTGCCCGCGCTTCTGCGCAAGGCGCCGTCCAGCGTCGAGTTCAAGAAGCTGCGCAAGCGGCTTCTGAGGCAGGCGCGCGAGGCGATCGGCGACTTCGGCATGCTTCCTGAAGGCGCGTCCCGGGACAACAAGCCGAAATGGCTGGTGTGCCTGTCCGGCGGCAAGGACAGCTACACGCTGCTTGCCGTCCTGATCGAATTGAAATGGCGCGGCCTGCTGCCGGTCGATCTGGTCGCCTGCAATCTCGACCAGGCCCAGCCGGGTTTCCCTGCGCATGTTCTGCCGCAGTTTTTCGAGGAAAACGGCATCGAGCATATCATCGTGCGTGAGGACACCTATTCGATCGTTACCGACAAGATCCCAGAACACCGCACCTATTGCTCGCTGTGCTCGCGCCTGCGCCGCGGGATCCTCTACCGGGTCGCCCGGGAGCAGGGCTGCGAGGCGATCGTGCTCGGCCATCACCGGGACGACATTCTCGAAACCTTCTTCATGAATCTCTTCCATGGCGGACGCCTGGCTTCGATGCCGCCGAAGCTGATCAACGACGAGGGCGATCTCCTGGTGCTGCGCCCGCTCGCCTACGCGGCCGAAAGCGATATCACGAAGTTTTCCAACAGCATGCAGTTCCCGATCATCCCGTGCAATCTCTGCGGCTCGCAGGACGGACTGCAGCGCGAGGAGGTCAAGCGCATGCTGCAGGGCTGGGAAAAGGAAAACCCGGGCCGCCTCGGCGTCATGGCCCGGGCGCTGGGCCACACACGGCCCTCGCATCTGCTGGACAGAAAACTCTACGACTTCGTCAACCTGCGTCCCGCGGACGGGGGGACCGAATTGGAAGGCGGCGAGGCGGAGGAGCCCTGCGGCGCCAGCCTTGCGATGACGGCAAAGCTGTTCGCGGCGGAGTGA
- a CDS encoding amidohydrolase: MKLPLIPFALALALLPAGALAQETADTIYTGGPILTINGASPRAEAVAVRNGRILSVGTVDEVSKHRGDGTQDFNLGGRTMLPGFVDSHGHVVMGGLQALSANLLAPPDGEVKDIASLQETLKTWVADNKEIVDQVQIIVGFGYDNAQLAELRHPTSTDLDAVSSDIPIMIVHQSGHLGVANSRALEIAGIDASTQNPEGGVIRRNPDGSPNGVLEEYAFFNALVPMLAKLGPDGLKAFAAAGADLWASYGYTTSQEGRASGAVVEALKTVDAEQGLPVDVVAYPDVLEARDYIKANVSRNYTGRVRVGGCKLTIDGSPQGFTALRDRPYYDPVGDYPPGYSGYAAITMEQAQDAVNWCYENGIQVITHANGEGASDMLIAALGTAQEKYGDPGNRPVLIHGQFLREDQVDSFKDLGVFLSLFPMHTFYWGDWHRDHTVGPVNADNISPTGWVRQRGMMFGSHHDAPVAFPDSMRILSATVTRRTRSGDILGPSQRVDVMTALKAMTIWPAWQQFEEDHKGSIEIGKIADFVILSGDPTAVDPETLADLKVEVTIKDNNVVYDAETDRRRGDLTPTMPPFGDPESAHRFLHAMHHAFEPPRP; this comes from the coding sequence ATGAAACTTCCCCTGATACCTTTCGCCCTTGCTCTTGCCCTGTTGCCCGCCGGCGCCCTGGCACAGGAGACTGCCGACACGATTTACACAGGCGGTCCCATCCTGACGATCAACGGCGCGAGCCCAAGGGCTGAAGCAGTCGCGGTCAGGAACGGCAGGATCCTCTCAGTCGGGACAGTCGACGAAGTGTCGAAACACCGCGGAGACGGAACTCAGGATTTCAACCTTGGAGGCCGCACGATGCTGCCGGGCTTTGTCGACAGCCATGGCCACGTCGTCATGGGCGGACTGCAGGCCCTCTCCGCCAATCTTCTGGCCCCGCCCGACGGTGAGGTCAAGGATATTGCAAGTCTCCAGGAGACGCTGAAAACCTGGGTCGCGGACAACAAGGAGATCGTCGACCAGGTGCAGATCATCGTCGGCTTTGGTTACGACAATGCCCAGTTGGCGGAACTCCGGCACCCGACCAGCACCGATCTCGACGCTGTCTCGAGCGACATTCCGATCATGATTGTCCATCAATCCGGCCATCTGGGCGTCGCCAATTCCAGGGCCCTTGAGATCGCCGGGATCGATGCCTCGACCCAGAACCCCGAAGGAGGTGTCATCCGGCGCAATCCGGACGGGTCCCCCAACGGCGTGCTTGAGGAATACGCCTTCTTCAATGCCCTCGTCCCGATGCTTGCGAAACTCGGCCCGGACGGCCTCAAGGCGTTCGCGGCGGCCGGTGCCGATCTCTGGGCAAGCTACGGATATACGACCTCACAGGAAGGCCGGGCGTCCGGTGCTGTGGTCGAGGCGCTGAAAACGGTCGATGCCGAACAGGGACTTCCCGTCGATGTGGTTGCCTACCCCGACGTCCTCGAAGCCAGGGATTACATCAAGGCCAATGTGTCGCGCAACTATACCGGCCGCGTGCGTGTCGGCGGCTGCAAGCTGACCATCGACGGCTCGCCGCAAGGCTTCACCGCGCTCCGGGACCGGCCCTACTACGACCCGGTCGGCGATTACCCACCCGGTTATTCCGGCTACGCCGCCATCACCATGGAACAGGCCCAGGATGCTGTGAACTGGTGTTATGAAAACGGTATCCAGGTCATCACCCATGCCAATGGCGAAGGTGCATCCGACATGCTGATCGCCGCACTGGGTACGGCACAGGAAAAATACGGCGACCCGGGCAACCGGCCCGTCCTGATCCACGGCCAGTTCCTGCGTGAGGACCAGGTCGACAGCTTCAAGGACCTCGGTGTGTTCCTGTCTCTGTTTCCCATGCACACGTTCTACTGGGGCGACTGGCACCGCGACCACACGGTCGGTCCGGTCAATGCCGACAACATCTCGCCAACAGGATGGGTCCGGCAGCGCGGCATGATGTTCGGCTCGCATCACGACGCCCCGGTCGCCTTTCCCGACAGCATGCGCATCCTGTCGGCAACCGTTACGCGCCGCACCCGGTCCGGAGACATCCTCGGGCCGAGCCAGCGCGTCGATGTCATGACCGCGCTCAAGGCCATGACGATCTGGCCCGCCTGGCAGCAATTCGAGGAAGACCACAAGGGCTCCATCGAGATTGGCAAGATCGCCGACTTCGTCATCCTCTCCGGCGATCCGACCGCGGTTGATCCCGAAACGCTCGCGGACCTGAAGGTAGAGGTCACGATCAAGGACAATAACGTTGTCTACGACGCCGAAACCGACAGGCGACGGGGCGACCTTACCCCGACCATGCCGCCGTTTGGGGACCCTGAATCCGCGCATCGTTTCCTTCATGCGATGCACCACGCTTTCGAGCCCCCAAGGCCCTGA
- a CDS encoding L,D-transpeptidase — protein sequence MNQLTRRHFLAGSASLAGLAVTGCVSTNTSPTPVSLAEDPAYLAMYRAMPEERFPLPAVNLKKVPERFFRQQVDYPTSERVGTLVVDTSNFYLYLVQEQGKAMRYGVGLGRAGFEWSGRARIARKAEWPKWTPPDEMIEREPELEKWSWRNGGMPPGLQNPLGARALYIFQGNKDTLYRVHGTAEYWTIGTAVSSGCVRLINQDIIDLHSRVPAGSPIVVI from the coding sequence ATGAACCAGCTTACAAGAAGACACTTTCTTGCCGGATCGGCGAGCCTCGCAGGGCTCGCCGTAACCGGTTGCGTGTCGACCAACACGTCTCCCACCCCGGTTTCCCTGGCGGAGGACCCCGCCTATCTGGCCATGTACCGGGCCATGCCGGAGGAGCGGTTTCCGCTGCCGGCCGTCAACCTGAAGAAAGTGCCGGAGCGGTTTTTCCGCCAGCAGGTCGATTATCCGACATCCGAACGGGTCGGCACGCTGGTGGTCGATACCAGCAACTTCTACCTCTATCTCGTCCAGGAACAGGGCAAGGCCATGCGCTATGGCGTGGGTCTGGGCCGCGCGGGTTTCGAATGGTCCGGGCGCGCCCGCATCGCGCGCAAGGCCGAGTGGCCGAAGTGGACCCCACCCGACGAGATGATCGAACGCGAGCCCGAACTGGAAAAATGGAGCTGGCGCAACGGCGGCATGCCTCCGGGGCTGCAGAACCCGCTCGGCGCCCGTGCACTGTATATTTTCCAGGGCAACAAGGACACGCTCTACCGCGTGCACGGAACGGCCGAGTACTGGACGATCGGAACCGCCGTTTCCAGCGGTTGCGTCCGTCTGATCAACCAGGACATCATAGACCTGCACAGCCGCGTTCCGGCCGGTTCTCCGATTGTCGTGATCTAG
- a CDS encoding DUF411 domain-containing protein gives MTRPFLMIAALGGALSLATAAQAGEDTTITVYKSPWCGCCEVWTDAMEAAGYKVVIEDMEDLAPIKKQAGIPDDMQACHTAVTGGAHKYIIEGHVPLEAVEKMMTERPDIRGIAVPGMPQGSLGMGHDPDAKYTVFALGRGADKKPHPYMKMGQ, from the coding sequence ATGACCAGACCTTTTCTGATGATCGCCGCACTCGGCGGAGCGCTGTCCCTGGCCACCGCGGCCCAGGCCGGCGAAGACACAACGATCACCGTCTACAAGTCTCCCTGGTGCGGATGCTGCGAGGTCTGGACGGATGCCATGGAAGCGGCCGGTTACAAGGTTGTCATCGAGGACATGGAGGACCTTGCGCCGATCAAGAAACAGGCGGGTATTCCGGACGACATGCAGGCCTGCCACACAGCCGTGACCGGCGGCGCGCACAAATACATCATCGAAGGCCATGTTCCGCTTGAGGCGGTCGAAAAGATGATGACGGAACGGCCGGACATTCGCGGGATCGCGGTGCCCGGCATGCCCCAGGGCTCGCTTGGCATGGGCCACGACCCCGATGCCAAATACACGGTCTTCGCCCTTGGGAGAGGCGCGGACAAAAAACCTCATCCCTACATGAAGATGGGTCAGTAA
- a CDS encoding DUF427 domain-containing protein — MTLRAQQTSNDYGIVVEPLSGEVIAWRGDEMIARSSRARVMYETRLPPVVYFPAEDIQAELEPALDHKTFCPFKGTAFYSHVRCGGETLENGAWNYPKALPEGQAVDGCYAFMPGVATRIEHQGAAIEALPTGNISGPVVDWLLREAWLAKSPEDLLAALGDKLVEDGIAVCRMSILIWSLHPMIAGQNCIWFRGKDEVTSRYPSYDILESPVFRESPFQHVADGLGGVRQKLDTNPDEFNFPIMDDLKEQGVTDYVAMPLPFSDGRINVLTLASDDPNGFTTANLGLIFECSALISRLFEVFALTSNATSLLETYLGKRTGARVLGGKIRRGDGDVIDAAILFCDLRHSTRLETELGREAYVTQLNRFFEVTTEIVNAHEGEVLKFIGDAVLAIFPASAGHEAACRNAVESATEIVAKLKAPDPETDDIPMDCAIGVAFGEVTYGNVGSRERLDFTVIGSAANIAARLGEHGKAAGYPVVATSEVARASGFQVESLGAVDLHNVKDPVTACALTVSG, encoded by the coding sequence ATGACCCTACGAGCACAGCAGACATCCAATGACTACGGCATCGTCGTGGAACCCCTTTCCGGCGAGGTGATTGCCTGGCGGGGCGACGAGATGATCGCCCGCTCAAGCCGTGCCCGGGTGATGTACGAGACCAGGCTGCCGCCGGTGGTCTATTTCCCGGCCGAGGACATCCAGGCGGAGCTGGAACCGGCGCTGGACCACAAGACCTTCTGCCCGTTCAAGGGAACCGCTTTCTACAGCCATGTCCGTTGTGGCGGCGAGACACTGGAAAACGGTGCCTGGAATTACCCCAAGGCACTGCCGGAGGGCCAGGCGGTGGACGGTTGTTATGCCTTCATGCCCGGAGTCGCGACGCGGATCGAGCATCAGGGAGCCGCCATCGAGGCCCTGCCGACGGGCAATATCAGCGGACCTGTTGTCGACTGGCTGCTGCGGGAAGCCTGGCTGGCAAAGTCTCCGGAGGATCTGCTCGCCGCCCTGGGCGACAAGCTCGTGGAAGACGGTATTGCCGTTTGCAGGATGAGCATCCTGATCTGGTCCCTGCATCCGATGATCGCCGGACAGAACTGCATCTGGTTCCGCGGCAAGGACGAGGTTACCAGCCGCTACCCGTCCTATGACATCCTGGAAAGCCCGGTGTTCAGGGAAAGCCCGTTTCAGCATGTCGCCGACGGGCTGGGCGGCGTGCGCCAGAAACTGGACACCAATCCGGACGAGTTCAATTTCCCGATCATGGACGACCTGAAGGAGCAGGGCGTTACCGATTATGTCGCCATGCCGCTGCCGTTTTCAGACGGCCGCATCAACGTGCTGACGCTGGCGTCCGACGATCCGAACGGCTTCACGACTGCCAATCTTGGCCTGATCTTCGAATGTTCGGCACTGATCAGCCGGTTGTTCGAGGTGTTCGCGCTGACCTCAAACGCGACGTCGCTGCTGGAGACCTATCTCGGCAAGCGCACCGGCGCCCGGGTGCTGGGCGGCAAGATCCGGCGCGGGGACGGCGACGTGATCGACGCGGCGATCCTGTTCTGCGACCTGCGCCACTCGACGCGGCTCGAGACGGAACTCGGCCGTGAAGCCTATGTCACCCAGCTCAACCGGTTCTTCGAAGTGACCACGGAAATCGTCAACGCCCATGAGGGTGAGGTGCTGAAATTCATCGGCGATGCTGTCCTGGCGATCTTTCCGGCAAGCGCGGGTCACGAAGCCGCGTGTCGCAATGCCGTTGAGAGCGCCACCGAAATCGTTGCAAAGCTGAAGGCGCCAGATCCGGAGACCGACGACATTCCGATGGACTGCGCAATCGGAGTGGCCTTCGGCGAAGTCACCTACGGCAATGTCGGTTCAAGGGAGAGGCTGGATTTCACCGTGATCGGCAGTGCCGCCAACATCGCGGCCCGTCTCGGTGAACATGGCAAGGCTGCAGGATATCCGGTGGTGGCGACTTCGGAGGTTGCCCGGGCTTCGGGGTTTCAGGTGGAGAGCCTGGGCGCGGTCGACCTGCACAATGTGAAGGATCCGGTGACGGCGTGTGCGCTCACGGTCAGCGGCTAG
- a CDS encoding antitermination protein — MKTITVAATSTLAIALVGVSIAMSGGVKTDSELRRVDCQAITMFTPAQKKSAEELCANYGGVAEKDAAPTDEGLVILVRNQPMGGFAGENALR; from the coding sequence ATGAAGACGATTACTGTTGCAGCCACCTCCACTCTCGCGATCGCTCTGGTCGGTGTCAGCATCGCCATGTCCGGGGGCGTGAAAACCGACAGCGAGCTGCGCCGCGTCGATTGCCAGGCCATCACCATGTTCACGCCCGCGCAGAAGAAGAGTGCCGAAGAGCTGTGCGCCAATTACGGCGGTGTTGCCGAGAAGGACGCTGCGCCCACGGACGAAGGCCTGGTGATCCTTGTCCGCAACCAGCCCATGGGCGGGTTTGCCGGCGAAAACGCCCTGCGCTGA
- the grxD gene encoding Grx4 family monothiol glutaredoxin, translated as MSIQDWIKNEVDSNDVVLFMKGTPNFPQCGFSGQVVQILDYVGAPYKGINVLEDDELRNGIKEFTNWPTIPQLYIKGEFVGGCDIIREMFQNQELQGLMSEKGIETSQQTA; from the coding sequence ATGAGCATCCAGGACTGGATCAAGAACGAAGTCGACAGCAACGACGTGGTGCTGTTCATGAAAGGCACGCCGAATTTCCCGCAATGCGGGTTTTCCGGCCAGGTCGTGCAGATCCTCGACTATGTCGGTGCGCCGTACAAAGGCATCAACGTGCTGGAAGACGACGAACTGCGGAACGGCATCAAGGAATTCACCAACTGGCCGACCATTCCTCAGCTCTACATCAAGGGCGAATTCGTCGGCGGCTGCGACATCATCCGCGAGATGTTCCAGAACCAGGAACTGCAGGGCCTCATGTCCGAAAAGGGCATCGAGACCAGCCAGCAGACCGCCTGA
- a CDS encoding BolA family protein, protein MPMNANEIETLIKEALPDAQVEIRDLAGDGDHYAANVVSEAFRGKSRVQQHQLVYEALKGNMGGTLHALALQTKAPD, encoded by the coding sequence ATGCCGATGAACGCGAATGAGATCGAAACCCTGATCAAGGAGGCGCTGCCCGACGCTCAGGTTGAGATCCGTGACCTGGCGGGCGACGGCGACCACTACGCGGCCAACGTTGTGTCGGAAGCCTTCCGGGGCAAGAGCCGCGTCCAGCAGCATCAGCTGGTCTATGAGGCCCTGAAGGGCAATATGGGCGGCACGCTGCACGCCCTCGCCCTGCAGACCAAGGCGCCGGACTGA